One stretch of Rhodoferax lithotrophicus DNA includes these proteins:
- a CDS encoding co-chaperone GroES: MKLRPLHDRVIVKRVENETRTASGIVIPDSAAEKPDQGEVLAVGPGKKNDKGELGAMSVKVGDRVLFGKYSGQTVKVDGDELLVMKEDDLFAVVEK; the protein is encoded by the coding sequence ATGAAACTTCGTCCCCTGCATGACCGCGTGATTGTCAAACGCGTTGAAAACGAAACCCGTACTGCCTCTGGCATCGTCATTCCTGACAGCGCCGCTGAAAAACCCGATCAAGGTGAAGTCTTGGCTGTTGGCCCTGGCAAGAAAAACGACAAAGGCGAACTCGGTGCCATGAGCGTCAAAGTCGGCGACCGCGTGCTGTTCGGCAAATACAGCGGCCAAACCGTCAAGGTGGATGGCGATGAATTGTTGGTCATGAAAGAAGACGACCTGTTCGCGGTTGTTGAGAAGTAA